The Lagenorhynchus albirostris chromosome 6, mLagAlb1.1, whole genome shotgun sequence genome includes a window with the following:
- the OTOS gene encoding otospiralin, which produces MKTCLVPGLALCLLLGPLAGAKPVQEEGDPYAELPAMPYWPFSTSDFWNYVQHFQAMGAYPQLEDMARTFFAHFPLGTTLGFHVPYREE; this is translated from the exons ATGAAGACCTGCCTGGTGCCCGGGCTGGCCCTCTGCCTCTTGCTGGGACCTCTGGCAG GGGCCAAGCCGGTGCAGGAGGAAGGAG ACCCCTACGCGGAGCTGCCGGCCATGCCCTACTGGCCCTTCTCCACGTCCGACTTCTGGAACTATGTGCAACACTTCCAGGCCATGGGGGCCTACCCCCAGCTGGAGGACATGGCCCGCACCTTCTTTGCCCACTTCCCGCTGGGGACCACCCTGGGCTTCCACGTCCCCTACAGGGAGGAGTGA